In Gemmatimonadota bacterium, the DNA window CAAACTGTCGCCAGAGCTGCCCCTCCAGCTGCGGGTGGTCTTTCAGCTTTTTCTTGTAGGATCCAACACGTATGAAGGCCACGTTCTTGAAGCGTGTTGGATGTCGAAACGCACGTTCAATCTTTAGAACGACCACCGGCATCCCGCCGACAGGCACGGTACGCGTTATGTCTCCCCGCAAGGGTAGCCGAGTTCGAGAGAGACGATACGTATTCGCCGATGGCCTCTGGGTCGTCCAAGTTCGTCTTGAACTCAACCCAGCCGGTCTCGTTCGGAAGCGTACGAAGCTGATGCACCAATTCTATCGCCGTCTCGGTCAAGGGCTGTCCTTTTGCGCCAGCGAGTTCTCCGGCGGCTCCGGCTCGACGCCGTCCTCCGCGCACATCTCGAGGTAGACCCTCATCGACTCAGCCATCTCGTCGACCAACTTTTCCGGGTCCTTGCTGACGAAGGTGATGACCGCCTTCGGGAGGAGGACGTGGCCGTGGAAGTGGCCCGCGCCGTCGTCCCAGCAGAACTCGCCCTTGTAGCCCTCCCACTCGATCGGGAGCCAAGCCGTCAGGGTCCGGACATCGTTAGTCTCCTTCGCTGCCAGGAGCGCAAGGGCCTTCTGCTCATCTGAGAGACGGGTCCACAGGTCCGGCGTGGTGCCCCAGGTGTACTCGTTCGAGTCGAGGATGAAGAAGAGCACCGTCCAGGCGGGCGCGGGCTCTTTGCTCAGCCCAACCCTCCCCCAGCCGACGTTCCACTCGTTGCCCTTCGAGTCGACGTAGGTCTCATCGTAGCCCTTGGGCCGGATGCCGAGCCGGCGACGGATCCGCCTGAGGCTGCGGATCTCTGTTCGGAGAATCTCGGTGCGCACCTCCGCACGCCGCCTCCGCTCGGGCGACATCTTTGCCTTGATCTCCGACCAGGGGTGGTGGCCGGTCATCGCACGCCGATCGGGTCCAGGCCGCGGAAGCGCAGAGGCTCAGGCGGCGCCACATGCTCGTTCAGGCTCACGTACATGACGACCGGCTCCTTCGCCGTGATGCGCTCGCGCGGCAGCGCCCTCCTGAAGCCCAGGCGCTGGTAGTAGCGGACCAGGTTCCTGACGGCGCCCTCGCTCCGGAGCGGTGTCGCGTCGTCGAACGGGTTGTGCATCGGATACGCCGCCAAAGCAGCAACGTCGCCCATCCCCGAGAACCGATCGAGGATCGCGTGCGCGAGGAGCCGGGCCCCGACCCACTGGTGCCGGAAGGTCGGGTGCACCGCGATTCGGTCCACCACGATCAGGCGGTTCCATAGCCCCAGGCCGCCGAGGCCCCGCCGCTTTCTCAGCCGGTCGATCGCGTACCCGATCTGCGCGCCGACACTGCTCGTCGCGTCCAGCATGTACCACCAGTTCGCGCGAATGCTGTCGCGCAGCCAGTCCGGGTAGACGTAGACGACGCAGGCGGCGACGGCGAGGTCGCCGCTCGTTTCGAAACGTTTCTCGGTGAACGGCGTGACGCGCTGCTCGAGGTCGGCCGTGTCGCCCTTCCAGATATCGCCGCCGACGACGCACGTGTAGGTGAACGTGCGCGGGTGCCCGTCCAGCTCCTCGCCGAAGTCACCGAACCCGAACCCGCCGGGCAGGTCCGCGGCGATCTGCACGATCGGCTTGGCCTCCAGGGTAGAGCCGTCGGCCAGCAGAACCTGCAGGTCCGAGCCGGGGAGCTCGAGGGGGGCAGGGCGGGGGGTCATACGAGCGGCGTCAACGGCAGGTAGCGCACGCCGGACTCAACGGACCGTAGCCCATTCAGGTACAGCGCGTGTTTCAGAACACGCTCCCGCTGCTCCTGCGACAGCTCGCCCCAGGGGGCCAGCGAAGTGGTCCACGTCCCTGCACCTGCCGCGTCCTTGCAGATGAGCACGCGTCGGAGGGGCGGGACACCGTAGGTCGAAGCTCCGCCCCACTCCTCAGAAACCATCCAGTCCATGAACATCATGATCACGCTCCTGTTGAAGACGTTCTGCCCTCGGATCAATGATCGCGTGAGACGCGCAACGTCTTCAACCACAACTACCAGCATCGACGTGCCGCTTGTGGCTTAACGGTACGGGATTTACGGGATTTGGCATGGCGGCGAAAAAGTCCAAAACCCCCCAATGAGACCACCAAGCCACGAGAAAACACTGGATTTCGACGGCGTATTCCTATACCATTGGCCTAGCACCGTTGTAGTAAGCGCGGCCGGCGATAAGAGCCCCTGGGCTCTGCCAGACCTTCGGGGACGGCTAGTCGGCCGCAACTACATCTACTAGTAGTAGAGCTTCGTGCCGTTCCTCCAGAGATCGAACTCCGTAACCAGCTTGTCTTTGATCAGGTCATAGGACCTCGCGTCGTCTCGCTCCCACTTCCTTCCGATTGCCCAGGAGCAATAGTCCGCAGCCTGTAGGCACGGGTCGCTCCGACAGTCCCATGACGCAACCCGGTGATCCAGCGTTGGTGCTACCTGGCTCATCACGTCGCTGACCGCGTCCCTGAAGGCTGCGCGTCGCTTCTTGGTGCCTACCGATGCACCGACAACCATCAGCTCGGTTACGCCTCTCCGGATTCGCGGCAGCAGATACCTCATGTGGTAGTACCACGCGTATTGGTAGAACCTCTCGTCGGTATTCCGAACGTGCGGCATCGCCTTCGCCTTTTCGAGGATTGTCGCGTCGAGTCGGAAGTCGTGCGGGGCGATCTGGGCGAAGACGCGGTCGCGGATGCGCTGCTTGTCCGTGGTGGCGTGGAATTCCGAGTTGAGCCCCAAACCGTCCCACGCAAGTTCCCTGCGTAAATCCAACAAGTGGTTGCCGACCTCGGGGCCGCTGCATGTGAGGGTGGTGAGTACGAAGTAGCGCGTTGGGCCGCTTGCTGTGTGCGGCCGGAAATCCAGGTTGCCACTTTCATCGGCGAAGACGTAGAGGCGTGCCATGCAGAGGGTCGGAAGTGTGAGCGCGCTCGACGGCAGGAACCTCGTAGTTGTCGTAGCGTAAGTCGATCCGCAAGGATCTCATCGAGAAGGCCACTCCTCCCGCAACACCCGATAGCCCACATGTTGGACTCCAACATCTTTGGGTAAGAGGTTCAGTAACTGAAAATCTAGGGACCGCCTCTACTGGGAATCCGCTGGGACCTCTTGAAAGCCCCTTTCCGAACGTCTACACGTTGCTGTCTACCGTGGGCGCGATTCCGTCAGCCGGGAGCAATCCTGACCAACGCATCCCGGCCAGCCATTCTCGCCAGTGTGACCAAATCACCCTGGCGAAAAGACTGCATTCTCGCCTAGCCAGCAGCGCGTCCTCAGTCATCGGAGC includes these proteins:
- a CDS encoding DUF3800 domain-containing protein — translated: MARLYVFADESGNLDFRPHTASGPTRYFVLTTLTCSGPEVGNHLLDLRRELAWDGLGLNSEFHATTDKQRIRDRVFAQIAPHDFRLDATILEKAKAMPHVRNTDERFYQYAWYYHMRYLLPRIRRGVTELMVVGASVGTKKRRAAFRDAVSDVMSQVAPTLDHRVASWDCRSDPCLQAADYCSWAIGRKWERDDARSYDLIKDKLVTEFDLWRNGTKLYY